One window of the Balaenoptera ricei isolate mBalRic1 chromosome X, mBalRic1.hap2, whole genome shotgun sequence genome contains the following:
- the NEXMIF gene encoding neurite extension and migration factor: MDNQQDKAVVASANGENTMINGVKENDSEDQDVAMKSFAALEAATPIQPILVAQKENLMYPRGLLPLPSKKPCMQSPPSPLGLIEAPEHAANSASVNAISLTSGVAKGLNTWSLPNECEKAPFAIMEPAGMSALNGECLMQPSRTCLGCFMESKDAVDPEPGISLKVSDLNRDYETCAVSDIGIQCINAGENMKYGEQLLSDQLLGFPLHKSRAGDRREAEKPDIDLEDPAQKSYYEALLLDKCNTEEALLANSNQDWGYFETFISESKIELLDLCSKNELSVNLFSEEDVDNYMFDDDESTLGSDVCSLKIRYESFQDNVRDKTTLLMQEDAQFNFFPSVFTTCPKRESKSGALKQSSDLSQFKVPDVSIIWGEEDKTLDKKKGKEEGQEDKGVEKKDAKDNGEKSALNKPCSGPEVGQFKNPKQGHLANSLEASGNFSDDSSFIEVSYDAMGEIKDCSRYMARDTNSGSSSSQQNYGLRAKRKVRYSEDYLYDVDSLEGEKVNERKEWLPGGCKEEDDDEWCPKKRRKVTRKEPPVIIKYIIINRFKGEKNMLVKLGRVDASETTVNLSESQLNKYAKLAPLKGFWQKKKKQRNSNSDSNKTPLCQKQSFEPGSFEVSFLPPARKRKSKLGNRHRIQRIPSMETSANGKQVSFCNDERQASSRKEDGGLKGTLKSAPLAAPGRANGSHLNDITGPDSVKVKAQDAQFKGPERKVLNKIKFKSEARLKSKKIKAGQESKPVVQMTPLLGDQSSKANSKNEAIPGTSNGSHLSEFHETKVAKNSTFLPTTCSSEMPLSSDPVANNIPVIPGGYLQTLLDASDLSNNTGISYFTQHSPEQNEVSLTQTEKSFVPLQPAQDCVLSSPSESELLQSSQNFKMESGNYGNVWPNKPTSGSQEFMAAVSREIAPNQSCEFGVSQVVSMENNLTATTYNPVCLNSGGSSCNKVLYASVQDTQLSSDDSYQLCHFNNGEICFPFQQGPVNMDDGRLFSFDSMAPLSVNSSNYCSLSLKSCEKDGDDDITDDFLAHCSPKLVIQQSIDEIAPLKESTDLLDISNFTPDKFRHSSLSEMSPPDTPSLSPQITRCENIKTLGTLKGFQEGAPGILGNMEKIKWDCSTLSRQVQVDDGFTLNNHQFQFHMFNDEDSVSLLQKAPCLSAFNDPSGQMSTDNKVSKSRKKSSPNKSGAMNQSSSQKNNRKKTPKANNKGIEKPPGKTSRQVPKSTKKGKFMAAVNGEKMQIGIGRGGGQINSISSTGKTLAECIQHSGPVASMKMPSQKGLSGDWSLGKESSPGWSDMSMGTNTNNLLDDDQREFQEPSYILSNIASGMADVQRFMMASMEPLCEPMEHHGDPNIFYSPESNSLKLKTLKILAGTPQESKKKANSGSPGATKNHRSIKGVSKSNGKAAIGDPGRASMPGYNEDSRSAFFDKKYNNLSTLGNNGPTHKKLYRHKTSSKALRDEKCKGKRMEREQVHKDEAGTASFEKLRDSDYNLLKAETAFWVLPVFEEETPIFQKDI, encoded by the exons atggataaccaacaagatAAGGCTGTTGTTGCCTCAGCCAACGGAGAAAACACTATGATTAATGGGGTCAAGGAAAATG aTTCAGAGGACCAGGATGTGGCAATGAAGTCATTTGCAGCTCTAGAAGCTGCTACACCAATCCAGCCTATACTGGTGGCTCAAAAAGAGAACCTGATGTATCCCAGAGgtctcctgcctctgccctctaAGAAGCCCTGTATGCAGAGCCCTCCCTCTCCTTTGGGCCTGATTGAAGCACCTGAGCATGCTGCTAATAGTGCTTCTGTGAATGCCATCTCTCTTACATCTGGTGTTGCAAAAGGCCTGAACACATGGTCACTGCCCAATGAGTGTGAGAAAGCTCCATTTGCCATAATGGAGCCTGCAGGCATGTCAGCTCTGAATGGGGAGTGCCTCATGCAGCCAAGCCGGACTTGCTTGGGCTGCTTCATGGAATCCAAGGATGCAGTAGATCCTGAGCCAGGGATCAGTCTAAAAGTCAGTGATCTAAATAGGGATTATGAAACTTGTGCAGTCTCTGATATAGGGATTCAGTGTATCAATGCTGGAGAAAACATGAAATACGGAGAGCAGCTGCTCTCAGACCAGCTCCTAGGCTTCCCACTGCACAAATCAAGGGCAGGAGATAGACGAGAAGCCGAGAAACCTGACATTGACTTGGAGGACCCAGCTCAGAAAAGTTATTATGAGGCATTACTATTAGATAAGTGCAATACGGAAGAGGCTTTGCTGGCAAATTCCAATCAGGATTGGGGTTACTTTGAGACTTTTATTAGTGAGAGTAAGATTGAACTGCTTGACCTCTGTTCCAAGAATGAGCTGTCTGTCAACCTGTTCTCTGAAGAAGATGTGGATAACTACATGTTCGATGATGATGAGTCAACACTGGGCAGTGATGTCTGCTCCCTGAAAATTCGATATGAATCCTTCCAGGACAACGTTCGAGACAAAACCACCCTTTTGATGCAGGAGGATGCCCAATTCAACTTTTTTCCCAGTGTCTTCACTACCTGCCCCAAGCGGGAGTCTAAGAGTGGGGCCCTGAAGCAGAGCAGTGATCTTTCCCAATTCAAGGTCCCTGATGTGAGCATTATCTGGGGGGAGGAAGATAAAACCTTGGACAAGaagaaaggcaaagaagaagGCCAGGAAGACAAAGGTGTAGAGAAAAAAGATGCAAAGGATAATGGAGAAAAATCTGCCTTAAATAAACCATGCAGTGGACCTGAAGTAGGGCAATTTAAGAATCCAAAGCAAGGCCATCTTGCCAATTCCTTGGAGGCATCAGGGAATTTTAGTGATGACAGTTCCTTCATTGAGGTCTCTTATGATGCCATGGGGGAGATCAAGGACTGTAGCCGCTATATGGCTCGGGACACTAATTCTGGCAGCTCCTCCTCCCAGCAGAATTATGGGCTGCGAGCCAAGAGAAAAGTCAGGTATAGTGAAGATTATCTGTATGATGTTGACTCACTAGAGGGTGAAAAAGTAAATGAGAGGAAGGAATGGCTGCCAGGTGGTTGTAAAGAGGAAGATGATGATGAATGGTGtcccaaaaagagaagaaaagtaactCGTAAGGAGCCCCCTGTTATTATCAAATATATCATCATCAATCGTTTTAAAGGTGAGAAGAACATGCTGGTGAAGTTGGGTAGGGTGGATGCCAGTGAGACAACAGTGAATTTGAGTGAGTCGCAGCTCAACAAATATGCCAAGCTGGCCCCCTTGAAGGGCTTctggcaaaagaagaaaaagcagagaaacagCAATTCAGACTCCAACAAAACACCCTTATGCCAAAAGCAAAGCTTTGAACCAGGTAGCTTTGAGGTGTCATTCCTGCCACCTGCTCGCAAACGAAAATCTAAACTTGGCAACAGGCACAGGATTCAAAGAATCCCATCCATGGAAACTTCAGCAAATGGTAAGCAGGTTTCATTCTGCAATGATGAGAGGCAAGCTAGTAGTCGTAAAGAAGATGGAGGCCTGAAAGGTACACTGAAGTCAGCACCTCTGGCTGCCCCCGGCCGTGCAAATGGATCACATTTAAATGACATCACAGGCCCTGACTCAGTGAAAGTCAAAGCCCAAGATGCACAATTTAAGGGGCCAGAGAGGAAAGTGCTcaacaaaatcaaatttaaaagtgAAGCCAGGTTAAAATCCAAGAAAATCAAAGCTGGGCAAGAAAGCAAGCCAGTTGTTCAAATGACCCCTCTTTTGGGAGACCAATCTTCCAAAGCTAATTCAAAGAATGAAGCTATTCCTGGGACCTCAAATGGTTCACATCTATCTGAATTTCATGAGACAAAGGTTGCTAAGAATTCTACTTTCCTACCAACCACCTGCTCTTCTGAAATGCCTCTATCATCTGATCCTGTTGCCAACAATATACCTGTTATCCCTGGAGGGTATTTGCAGACATTGTTAGATGCTTCTGACTTGTCAAATAATACTGGCATTTCATACTTCACTCAGCATTCTCCAGAGCAAAATGAAGTCAGCCTCACTcaaacagaaaaatcatttgtaCCTCTCCAGCCTGCCCAGGACTGTGTGCTTTCCTCGCCTTCTGAGTCTGAGCTGCTTCAATCATCCCAAAACTTCAAAATGGAATCAGGCAACTATGGAAATGTGTGGCCCAACAAACCTACTTCTGGCTCCCAGGAATTCATGGCTGCAGTCTCAAGGGAGATAGCTCCAAACCAATCATGTGAATTTGGAGTCTCCCAAGTAGTTTCCATGGAAAATAACCTCACAGCTACAACATACAATCCGGTCTGCCTCAACAGTGGTGGCAGTAGTTGCAACAAGGTCCTGTATGCCTCTGTGCAAGACACCCAGCTCTCATCTGATGACTCTTATCAATTATGTCACTTTAATAATGGAGAGATCTGCTTTCCTTTCCAGCAGGGTCCAGTGAATATGGATGATGGGCGGCTCTTTAGCTTTGATTCCATGGCCCCACTCTCTGTCAACTCAAGCAATTATTGCTCCTTAAGCTTGAAGTCTTGTGAaaaggatggtgatgatgatatcACTGATGACTTCCTGGCCCACTGCAGCCCCAAGCTGGTGATCCAGCAGAGCATTGATGAAATAGCACCACTAAAGGAGTCCACTGACCTCCTGGATATCTCCAACTTCACTCCTGACAAATTCCGCCACTCTTCCCTCTCAGAGATGTCCCCACCTGACACCCCCAGTCTTTCCCCTCAGATTACCAGATGTGAGAATATCAAGACACTAGGAACACTAAAGGGGTTCCAAGAGGGTGCCCCAGGAATACTGGGCAATATGGAAAAAATCAAATGGGACTGCAGTACCCTTTCACGGCAGGTCCAAGTGGATGATGGATTTACTTTAAATAACCATCAGTTTCAGTTCCATATGTTCAATGATGAGGATTCTGTCAGCCTGCTCCAAAAAGCCCCTTGCTTATCAGCGTTTAATGATCCATCTGGTCAAATGAGTACCGACAACAAGGTGtcaaaatcaagaaagaaaagctCACCCAACAAGAGTGGGGCTATGAACCAAAGCTCTTCTcagaaaaacaacaggaaaaaaacccccaaagccaaCAACAAAGGGATTGAAAAACCACCTGGCAAAACCTCCCGCCAGGTCCCTAAGTcaacaaagaaagggaaattcaTGGCTGCAGTCAATGGAGAGAAAATGCAAATTGGCATCGGTCGTGGAGGAGGCCAAATCAACAGCATATCCTCCACAGGGAAGACTTTGGCTGAATGTATCCAACATAGTGGCCCTGTGGCCTCTATGAAGATGCCAAGTCAGAAGGGACTTTCTGGAGATTGGTCTTTGGGAAAGGAGAGCAGCCCAGGCTGGAGTGACATGAGCATGGGCACCAACACCAACAACCTTCTGGATGATGATCAACGGGAATTTCAGGAGCCTTCTTATATCTTGTCCAACATTGCCTCTGGTATGGCAGATGTGCAGAGATTCATGATGGCCTCCATGGAGCCCCTTTGCGAACCCATGGAGCACCATGGAGACCCCAATATATTCTACTCCCCTGAATCCAATAGTCTAAAATTAAAAACCCTCAAAATATTGGCTGGGACACCACAGGAATCTAAGAAAAAGGCCAACAGTGGCTCTCCAGGAGCCACTAAGAATCACAGGTCCATCAAGGGTGTGAGTAAAAGCAATGGGAAAGCAGCGATAGGTGATCCTGGTCGTGCAAGCATGCCTGGTTATAACGAGGACTCTCGCTCTGCCTTCTTTGATAAAAAGTATAATAACCTGAGCACTTTAGGCAATAATGGACCGACACACAAAAAGTTATATCGCCACAAAACCAGCTCCAAGGCCCTGAGAGATGAGAAGTGTAAGGGAAAGCGTATGGAGCGAGAACAGGTCCACAAGGATGAGGCTGGGACagcttcttttgaaaaactgaG